The following proteins are encoded in a genomic region of Streptomyces collinus Tu 365:
- a CDS encoding TerD family protein, translating into MGVTLAKGGNVSLSKAAPNLTNVLIGLGWDARSTTGAPFDLDASALLCDGSNRVLGDEWFVFYNQLTSPDGSVEHTGDNLTGEGEGDDESILIDLTRVSPQCEKVIFPVSIHLADERGQTFGQVSNAFIRVVNQADGQELARYDLSEDASTETAMIFGELYRYQGEWKFRAVGQGYASGLRGIALDFGVNVS; encoded by the coding sequence ATGGGCGTCACGCTCGCCAAGGGAGGCAACGTCTCCCTCTCCAAAGCCGCACCGAACCTCACCAACGTCCTGATCGGGCTCGGCTGGGACGCGCGCTCCACCACCGGCGCCCCCTTCGACCTCGACGCCAGCGCCCTGCTGTGCGACGGGAGCAACCGGGTGCTGGGGGACGAGTGGTTCGTGTTCTACAACCAGCTCACCAGCCCCGACGGCTCGGTCGAGCACACCGGTGACAACCTCACCGGTGAGGGCGAGGGCGACGACGAATCGATTCTGATCGACCTGACCAGGGTCTCGCCCCAGTGCGAGAAGGTCATCTTCCCCGTCTCGATCCACCTGGCGGACGAGCGCGGCCAGACCTTCGGGCAGGTGTCCAACGCGTTCATCCGCGTGGTCAACCAGGCCGACGGGCAGGAACTGGCCCGCTACGACCTCAGCGAGGACGCCAGCACCGAGACCGCGATGATCTTCGGCGAGCTCTACCGCTACCAGGGCGAATGGAAGTTCAGGGCCGTGGGACAGGGGTACGCCTCGGGTCTGCGCGGCATCGCTCTAGACTTCGGAGTCAACGTTTCGTAA
- a CDS encoding calcium homeostasis/redox stress adaptation protein, with amino-acid sequence MGVSLSKGGNVSLTKEAPGLTAVIVGLGWDVRTTTGTDFDLDASALLLNSSGKVASDQHFVFFNNLKSPDGSVEHTGDNITGEGEGDDEQIKINLAGVPADVEKIVFPVSIYDAENRQQSFGQVRNAFIRVVNQAGEQEIARYDLSEDASTETAMVFGELYRHGAEWKFRAIGQGYASGLRGIAQDFGVNV; translated from the coding sequence GTGGGAGTCAGCCTCAGCAAGGGCGGCAACGTATCGCTGACGAAGGAGGCCCCGGGCCTCACCGCCGTGATCGTAGGTCTCGGGTGGGACGTGCGCACCACGACCGGCACCGACTTCGACCTCGACGCCAGCGCGCTGCTGCTGAACAGCTCCGGCAAGGTCGCCAGCGACCAGCACTTCGTCTTCTTCAACAACCTCAAGAGCCCCGACGGCTCGGTCGAGCACACCGGTGACAACATCACCGGTGAGGGCGAGGGCGACGACGAGCAGATCAAGATCAACCTGGCCGGCGTCCCGGCCGACGTCGAGAAGATCGTCTTCCCGGTGTCGATCTACGACGCCGAGAACCGCCAGCAGTCCTTCGGCCAGGTCCGCAACGCGTTCATCCGCGTGGTGAACCAGGCGGGCGAGCAGGAGATCGCCCGCTACGACCTGAGCGAGGACGCCTCCACCGAGACCGCGATGGTCTTCGGCGAGCTGTACCGGCACGGCGCGGAGTGGAAGTTCCGCGCCATCGGCCAGGGCTATGCCTCGGGCCTGCGGGGCATCGCCCAGGACTTCGGCGTCAACGTCTGA
- a CDS encoding peroxiredoxin, translated as MAIQVGDKAPDFELKDNHGRPVRLADYRGEKNVVLLFYPFAFTGVCTGELCELRDNLPQFADRDTQLLAVSNDSIHTLRVFAEQEGLEYPLLSDFWPHGNVSRAYGVFDEDKGCAVRGTFVIDKEGVVRWTVVNGLPDARDLNEYVKALDAL; from the coding sequence ATGGCGATCCAGGTCGGCGACAAGGCGCCCGATTTCGAGCTCAAGGACAACCACGGCCGCCCGGTGCGGCTCGCCGACTACCGCGGCGAGAAGAACGTGGTCCTGCTCTTCTACCCCTTCGCCTTCACCGGCGTGTGCACCGGCGAGCTGTGCGAGCTGCGCGACAACCTGCCGCAGTTCGCGGACCGCGACACGCAGCTCCTCGCCGTCTCCAACGACTCCATCCACACCCTGCGCGTCTTCGCCGAGCAGGAGGGCCTGGAGTACCCGCTGCTCTCCGACTTCTGGCCGCACGGCAACGTCTCGCGCGCCTACGGCGTCTTCGACGAGGACAAGGGCTGCGCCGTCCGGGGCACCTTCGTCATCGACAAGGAGGGTGTCGTGCGGTGGACCGTGGTCAACGGCCTGCCGGACGCGCGCGACCTGAACGAGTACGTGAAGGCGCTCGACGCCCTCTGA
- a CDS encoding DUF3052 domain-containing protein, protein MSATADHAEERTNPAARLGFQPGQVVQEIGYDDDVDQELREAIEEVIEADLMDEDYDDVADAVVLWFRDDDGDLTDALVDATTYIEEGGAILLLTPKTGRSGYVEPSDISEAATTAGLTASKSVSVGKDWSGSRLATPKAAKSGKR, encoded by the coding sequence GTGAGCGCGACCGCGGACCACGCGGAGGAGCGGACGAACCCTGCCGCCAGGCTGGGGTTCCAGCCCGGGCAGGTGGTCCAGGAGATCGGCTACGACGACGACGTCGATCAGGAGCTCCGCGAGGCCATTGAGGAAGTCATCGAGGCCGACCTCATGGACGAGGACTACGACGACGTGGCCGATGCCGTCGTGCTGTGGTTCCGTGATGACGACGGTGACCTCACGGATGCGCTGGTGGACGCCACCACGTACATCGAAGAGGGCGGTGCCATCCTGCTCCTCACGCCGAAGACCGGCCGTTCGGGGTACGTGGAGCCGAGCGACATCTCGGAAGCCGCGACGACCGCCGGACTGACCGCGTCCAAGAGCGTCAGCGTCGGCAAGGACTGGAGCGGCTCGCGCCTGGCGACGCCGAAGGCCGCCAAGTCCGGCAAGAGGTAG
- the aceE gene encoding pyruvate dehydrogenase (acetyl-transferring), homodimeric type encodes MPSGSDRNPIIIGGLPSQVPDFDPEETQEWLDSLDAAVDERGRERARYLMLRLIERAREKRVAVPEMRSTDYVNTIPTKSEPFFPGNEEIERKILNATRWNAAVMVSRAQRPGIGVGGHIATFASSASLYDVGFNHFFRGKDDGKGGDQVFFQGHASPGIYARAFLLDRLSAEQLDGFRQEKSKYPNGLSSYPHPRSMPDFWEFPTVSMGLGPLGAIFQARMNRYMEARGIADTSDSHVWAFLGDGEMDEPESLGQLSIAAREGLDNLTFVVNCNLQRLDGPVRGNGKIIQELESVFRGAGWNVIKLIWDRTWDPLLAQDRDGVLVNRMNTTPDGQFQTYATESGSYIREHFFGDDLRLRAMVENMTDDQILHLGRGGHDHRKIYAAFKAAKEHKGQPTVILAKTVKGWTLGPNFEGRNATHQMKKLTVDDLKRFRDRLHLPISDKELESGAPPYYHPGRETEEIQYMHDMRKACGGYVPTRVVRSQPLALPDDKTYATVKKGTGQQSIATTMAFVRLLKDLMRDKEIGRRFVLIAPDEYRTFGMDSFFPSAKIYNPLGQQYESVDRELLLAYKESPTGQMLHDGISEAGCTASLIAAGSAYATHGEPLIPVYVFYSMFGFQRTGDQFWQMADQLSRGFVLGATAGRTTLTGEGLQHADGHSQLLASTNPACVAYDPAYAYEIAHIVQDGLRRMYGGDSEHPHGEDVFYYLTVYNEPIQHPAEPADVDVEGILKGLHRISAGTAGAVAVQIMASGVAVPWALEAQRILAEDWNVRADVWSATSWNELRREAVAVEEHNLLHPEEEQRVPWVTQKLSGAEGPFVAVSDWMRSVPDQIARWVPGTYQSLGADGFGFADTRGAARRFFHIDAPSIVVAVLTELAREGKVDRSALKQAIDRYRLLDVSAADPGAAGGDA; translated from the coding sequence GTGCCTTCCGGATCCGATCGTAATCCGATCATCATTGGCGGCCTTCCGAGTCAGGTTCCTGACTTCGATCCCGAAGAGACCCAGGAGTGGCTCGACTCGCTCGACGCCGCCGTGGACGAGCGCGGCCGGGAGCGGGCCCGCTATCTCATGCTGCGCCTGATCGAGCGGGCCCGCGAGAAGCGCGTGGCCGTGCCCGAGATGCGCAGCACGGACTACGTCAACACGATCCCCACCAAGAGCGAGCCGTTCTTCCCGGGCAACGAGGAGATCGAGCGCAAGATCCTGAACGCCACGCGCTGGAACGCGGCCGTGATGGTCTCCCGCGCGCAGCGCCCCGGCATCGGGGTCGGCGGCCACATCGCCACCTTCGCCTCCTCCGCCTCGCTGTACGACGTCGGCTTCAACCACTTCTTCCGCGGCAAGGACGACGGCAAAGGCGGCGACCAGGTCTTCTTCCAGGGGCACGCCTCCCCCGGCATCTACGCGCGCGCCTTTCTGCTCGACCGGCTCAGCGCCGAGCAGCTCGACGGCTTCCGCCAGGAGAAGTCGAAGTACCCGAACGGGCTCTCCAGCTACCCGCACCCGCGCTCCATGCCGGACTTCTGGGAGTTCCCGACGGTCTCGATGGGCCTCGGCCCGCTCGGTGCGATCTTCCAGGCGCGGATGAACCGCTACATGGAGGCGCGCGGCATCGCCGACACCTCCGACTCGCACGTGTGGGCGTTCCTCGGGGACGGCGAGATGGACGAGCCGGAGTCGCTCGGCCAGCTCAGCATCGCCGCGCGCGAGGGCCTGGACAACCTGACCTTCGTCGTCAACTGCAACCTCCAGCGCCTGGACGGCCCGGTGCGCGGCAACGGCAAGATCATCCAGGAGCTGGAGTCGGTCTTCCGGGGCGCCGGCTGGAACGTGATCAAGCTGATCTGGGACCGCACCTGGGACCCGCTGCTCGCCCAGGACCGCGACGGCGTCCTGGTGAACCGGATGAACACGACCCCGGACGGGCAGTTCCAGACGTACGCCACCGAGTCCGGCTCCTACATCCGTGAGCACTTCTTCGGCGACGACCTGCGGCTGCGCGCGATGGTCGAGAACATGACCGACGACCAGATCCTGCACCTGGGCCGCGGCGGTCACGACCACCGCAAGATCTACGCGGCGTTCAAGGCGGCCAAGGAGCACAAGGGCCAGCCCACGGTCATCCTGGCCAAGACGGTCAAGGGATGGACGCTGGGCCCGAACTTCGAGGGCCGCAACGCCACGCACCAGATGAAGAAGCTGACGGTCGACGACCTCAAGCGCTTCCGCGACCGGCTGCACCTGCCGATCTCCGACAAGGAGCTGGAGTCCGGCGCCCCGCCGTACTACCACCCGGGCCGGGAGACGGAGGAGATCCAGTACATGCACGACATGCGCAAGGCGTGCGGCGGGTACGTCCCGACGCGTGTCGTGCGCTCCCAGCCGCTCGCGCTGCCGGACGACAAGACGTACGCCACCGTGAAGAAGGGCACCGGTCAGCAGTCCATCGCCACCACGATGGCGTTCGTCCGGCTGCTCAAGGACCTCATGCGGGACAAGGAGATCGGCAGGCGGTTCGTGCTGATCGCGCCGGACGAGTACCGCACGTTCGGCATGGACTCGTTCTTCCCGAGCGCGAAGATCTACAACCCGCTCGGCCAGCAGTACGAGTCGGTGGACCGGGAGCTGCTGCTCGCCTACAAGGAGTCGCCGACCGGCCAGATGCTGCACGACGGCATCTCGGAGGCGGGCTGCACGGCCTCGCTGATCGCGGCGGGCTCCGCCTACGCCACGCACGGCGAGCCGCTGATCCCGGTCTACGTCTTCTACTCGATGTTCGGTTTCCAGCGCACCGGTGACCAGTTCTGGCAGATGGCCGACCAGCTCTCGCGCGGTTTCGTCCTGGGCGCGACCGCGGGCCGTACGACCCTGACCGGTGAGGGGCTGCAGCACGCCGACGGGCACTCGCAGCTGCTGGCCTCCACCAACCCGGCGTGCGTCGCGTACGACCCGGCCTACGCCTACGAGATCGCCCACATCGTCCAGGACGGCCTGCGCCGGATGTACGGCGGCGACAGCGAGCACCCGCACGGCGAGGACGTCTTCTACTACCTCACCGTCTACAACGAGCCCATCCAGCACCCGGCCGAGCCGGCCGACGTGGACGTCGAGGGCATCCTCAAGGGCCTCCACCGGATCTCGGCGGGCACGGCCGGTGCCGTCGCGGTGCAGATCATGGCGTCCGGTGTCGCGGTGCCGTGGGCCCTGGAGGCGCAGCGCATCCTCGCCGAGGACTGGAACGTCCGGGCCGACGTCTGGTCGGCGACGTCGTGGAACGAGCTGCGCCGCGAGGCCGTCGCCGTGGAGGAGCACAACCTGCTGCACCCGGAGGAGGAGCAGCGGGTGCCGTGGGTGACGCAGAAGCTGAGCGGGGCCGAGGGTCCGTTCGTGGCCGTGTCCGACTGGATGCGGTCGGTCCCGGACCAGATCGCCCGGTGGGTGCCCGGGACGTACCAGTCGCTGGGCGCGGACGGCTTCGGCTTCGCCGACACCCGGGGCGCGGCCCGCCGCTTCTTCCACATCGACGCCCCGTCGATCGTGGTGGCGGTGCTGACCGAGCTGGCCCGGGAGGGCAAGGTCGACCGGTCGGCGCTGAAGCAGGCGATCGACCGTTACCGGCTGCTGGACGTCTCGGCGGCGGACCCGGGGGCCGCGGGCGGCGACGCGTAG
- a CDS encoding potassium channel family protein, with amino-acid sequence MERRAAQLRWERHTQRPLLALAVAFALAYAVPIVDGSAGRTVTSLCTVVEWTVWGAFAVDYLMRLALTPRRRDFVRTHWPDLCAVVLPVLQPLRLLRLVSTLLLVGRRARMAPQIRLTTYVVGSVIGLLMFGSLAVLSVERDSPNGNIRTLGDAVWWSFTTMTTVGYGDHAPTTGLGRMIAVGLMLSGIALLGVVTANIAAWFISRFEKDDVEERRQTEAIAALAEEVRLLRAEVARLAAERQEQPR; translated from the coding sequence ATGGAGCGACGAGCGGCGCAGCTGCGGTGGGAACGGCACACCCAACGGCCCCTGCTGGCACTGGCCGTGGCCTTCGCCCTCGCGTACGCCGTGCCCATCGTGGACGGTTCGGCGGGTCGCACCGTGACGTCGCTGTGCACGGTGGTGGAGTGGACGGTGTGGGGCGCCTTCGCCGTCGACTACCTGATGCGGCTGGCGCTCACCCCGCGGCGCCGGGACTTCGTCCGGACGCACTGGCCCGACCTGTGCGCGGTGGTGCTGCCGGTGCTGCAGCCGCTGAGGCTGCTGCGGCTGGTGTCCACACTGCTGCTGGTGGGGCGGCGGGCTCGGATGGCTCCGCAGATCCGGCTGACCACCTATGTGGTGGGCTCGGTGATCGGGCTGCTGATGTTCGGCTCGCTGGCCGTGCTCTCGGTGGAGCGGGACTCGCCGAACGGGAACATCCGGACGCTGGGTGACGCGGTGTGGTGGTCGTTCACGACCATGACGACGGTGGGGTACGGGGACCACGCCCCGACGACCGGGCTCGGGCGGATGATCGCGGTCGGGCTGATGCTCTCGGGGATCGCGCTGCTCGGTGTCGTCACCGCGAACATCGCCGCCTGGTTCATCTCCCGGTTCGAGAAGGACGACGTGGAGGAGCGGCGGCAGACCGAGGCGATCGCCGCGCTGGCCGAGGAGGTCCGGCTGCTGCGGGCCGAGGTCGCCCGGCTGGCGGCGGAGCGGCAGGAACAGCCGCGCTGA
- a CDS encoding MFS transporter: MTSQTTVDTTGPGDKAASAPSEPTPATGLRGHPWLTLITVAVGVMMVALDGTIVAIANPAIAKDLHASFSDVQWITNAYFLALAVSLITAGKLGDRFGHRQTFLIGVTGFAAASGAIGLSHSIAAVVTFRVFQGLFGALLMPAALGLLRATFPAEKLNMAIGIWGMVIGASTAGGPILGGVLVEHVNWQSVFFVNVPVGLVALVLGLLILLDHRAHNAPRSFDLPGIVLLSGAMFCLVWALIKAPAWGWGDGKTWLFIGASALLFALFAVWETKVAEPLIPLGMFRSVPLSAGVVLMVLMAIAFMGGLFFVTFYLQNVHGMSPIDAGLHLLPLTGMMIVGSPLAGAAITKLGPRIPLAGGMAATAIAMYGMSTLKADTGSGAMSVWFALLGLGLAPVMVGATEVIVGNAPMELSGVAGGLQQAAMQIGGSLGTAVLGAVMASKVDSDLQGNWTGAGLPKLDPRQLDQASEAVQVGVAPVAKGTPEPIVAKITAVAHDTFISGMSLASLVAAGVAAVAVLVALLTKRGENAEAGAGVGHI, encoded by the coding sequence ATGACTAGTCAGACCACCGTCGACACCACGGGGCCGGGGGACAAGGCGGCGTCCGCCCCGTCGGAGCCGACCCCGGCCACGGGGCTGCGCGGGCATCCGTGGCTCACCCTCATCACCGTCGCCGTCGGGGTCATGATGGTGGCCCTCGACGGCACCATCGTGGCGATCGCCAACCCGGCCATCGCGAAGGACCTGCACGCGAGCTTCTCGGACGTGCAGTGGATCACCAACGCCTACTTCCTCGCCCTCGCGGTCTCCCTGATCACCGCGGGCAAGCTCGGTGACCGCTTCGGCCACCGGCAGACCTTCCTGATCGGCGTCACCGGCTTCGCCGCCGCCTCGGGCGCCATCGGCCTGTCGCACAGCATCGCCGCGGTCGTCACCTTCCGTGTCTTCCAGGGCCTCTTCGGCGCGCTGCTGATGCCGGCCGCGCTCGGTCTGCTGCGGGCGACCTTCCCGGCCGAGAAGCTCAACATGGCGATCGGTATCTGGGGCATGGTGATCGGCGCCTCCACCGCGGGCGGCCCGATCCTCGGCGGTGTGCTGGTCGAGCACGTCAACTGGCAGTCGGTGTTCTTCGTCAACGTGCCGGTGGGCCTCGTCGCCCTCGTCCTCGGCCTGCTGATCCTGCTGGACCACCGAGCCCACAACGCGCCGCGCTCCTTCGACCTGCCCGGCATCGTCCTGCTCTCCGGCGCGATGTTCTGCCTGGTGTGGGCGCTCATCAAGGCCCCGGCCTGGGGCTGGGGGGACGGCAAGACCTGGCTGTTCATCGGTGCCTCGGCGCTGCTGTTCGCGCTCTTCGCCGTCTGGGAGACGAAGGTCGCCGAACCGCTGATCCCGCTGGGCATGTTCCGCTCGGTCCCGCTGTCCGCGGGTGTCGTCCTCATGGTCCTGATGGCGATCGCCTTCATGGGCGGCCTGTTCTTCGTGACGTTCTACCTCCAGAACGTGCACGGCATGAGCCCCATCGACGCCGGTCTGCACCTGCTGCCCCTCACCGGCATGATGATCGTCGGCTCGCCGCTCGCCGGCGCCGCGATCACCAAGCTCGGCCCGCGCATCCCGCTGGCCGGCGGCATGGCCGCGACCGCGATCGCCATGTACGGCATGTCGACGCTCAAGGCCGACACCGGCAGCGGCGCGATGTCCGTCTGGTTCGCCCTCCTCGGCCTCGGCCTCGCGCCGGTCATGGTCGGCGCCACCGAGGTCATCGTCGGCAACGCGCCCATGGAGCTGTCCGGCGTGGCGGGCGGCCTCCAGCAGGCGGCCATGCAGATCGGCGGCAGCCTCGGCACCGCGGTGCTGGGTGCCGTGATGGCCTCCAAGGTCGACAGCGACCTGCAGGGCAATTGGACCGGCGCCGGACTGCCGAAGCTCGACCCCCGGCAGCTGGACCAGGCCTCCGAGGCCGTCCAGGTCGGCGTGGCCCCGGTCGCCAAGGGCACCCCGGAGCCGATCGTCGCGAAGATCACCGCCGTCGCCCACGACACCTTCATCTCCGGCATGAGCCTCGCCTCCCTGGTCGCGGCGGGCGTGGCGGCGGTGGCCGTCCTCGTCGCGCTGCTCACCAAGCGCGGCGAGAACGCGGAGGCGGGCGCGGGCGTCGGTCACATCTGA
- a CDS encoding TetR family transcriptional regulator: METLRERKKQRTRDALVRSALELFTTQGYERTTVDEIAGAVEVSQRTFFRYFAGKEEVAFAVQEMTEAHFVAAVRARPAHEAPMEALRQAVLDGWDAIRETVESAVPVELYLRMYRTIESTPALLAAHLRRSAATEETIARLLAEREGVDVDTDPRPRLAVAVFGGVIRVTERQWSTGDDFSLLAMRQLTASHLDQVGSALIGNWRVT; this comes from the coding sequence ATGGAAACTCTGCGTGAGCGCAAGAAGCAGCGCACCCGTGACGCGCTGGTGCGCTCCGCGCTCGAACTGTTCACGACCCAGGGCTACGAGCGCACGACCGTCGACGAGATCGCCGGGGCCGTCGAGGTCTCACAGCGCACCTTCTTCCGCTACTTCGCCGGGAAGGAGGAGGTGGCCTTCGCCGTGCAGGAGATGACCGAGGCGCACTTCGTGGCGGCGGTACGGGCGCGACCCGCGCACGAGGCGCCCATGGAGGCGCTGCGGCAGGCGGTGCTCGACGGCTGGGACGCGATCCGGGAGACCGTCGAGTCGGCGGTGCCGGTCGAGCTGTACCTGCGCATGTACCGGACGATCGAGTCGACGCCCGCGCTGCTCGCCGCCCATCTGCGGCGCTCGGCCGCCACCGAGGAGACCATCGCCCGGCTGCTGGCCGAGCGCGAGGGTGTCGACGTAGACACCGACCCGCGGCCACGGCTCGCGGTGGCCGTCTTCGGCGGGGTGATACGGGTCACCGAGCGACAGTGGAGCACGGGCGACGACTTCAGTCTGCTGGCGATGCGTCAACTCACCGCGAGCCACCTGGATCAGGTGGGATCGGCACTCATCGGGAACTGGCGCGTCACATGA
- a CDS encoding alpha/beta hydrolase yields the protein MTSFDTSPQLSVWRALLALGVVFVMLATTGWTALHSHREASALQASLDKWRHGHVHGRHLPDPASAPARLTRFFAALSPHERDRIAHRYPLAVGNMNGAPVSLRYRANHIALGQARKVEKKRMHDSRLSTAGQQEAGRRMHRYEALMSRGRHILAFDPAGSGRVAEVFGSLDRADRISVVVPGVATDLLTFQKTNRPYTAAFGMSKALYAAERAQRPSTRTAVIAWADYTAPDGLGVDAATGLRAEEGAVRLNALLRALPGRAPVSMFCHSYGSVVCGVAAHGMPRRVTDLAVAASPGMRVTRASHLGTSARVWSMRDATDWVQDVPYLELGGLGHGADPVSSAFGARVLSAREAQGHAGYFQPGTDSLRNLALVGVGAFDEVTCARGNDACRAGLPGTNTAGRA from the coding sequence GTGACTTCCTTCGACACCTCCCCGCAACTCAGCGTCTGGCGCGCACTGCTCGCCCTGGGCGTGGTGTTCGTGATGCTCGCCACGACCGGCTGGACCGCACTGCACAGCCACCGTGAGGCGAGCGCGCTGCAGGCCTCGCTCGACAAGTGGCGGCACGGCCACGTCCACGGCCGCCACCTGCCGGACCCCGCCTCCGCCCCGGCGCGGCTCACCCGCTTCTTCGCAGCGCTGAGCCCGCACGAGCGCGACCGTATCGCCCACCGCTACCCCCTGGCGGTCGGCAACATGAACGGCGCGCCGGTCTCGCTGCGCTACCGCGCCAACCACATCGCGCTGGGGCAGGCCCGCAAGGTCGAGAAGAAGCGGATGCACGACAGCCGGCTGAGCACGGCCGGCCAGCAGGAAGCCGGCCGGCGCATGCACCGCTACGAGGCGCTGATGAGCCGCGGCCGCCACATCCTCGCCTTCGACCCCGCCGGCTCGGGCCGGGTCGCCGAGGTGTTCGGCAGCCTCGACCGGGCCGACCGGATCTCGGTCGTCGTCCCCGGTGTCGCCACCGACCTGCTCACCTTCCAGAAGACGAACCGCCCCTACACCGCCGCCTTCGGCATGTCCAAGGCGCTGTACGCGGCCGAGCGGGCCCAGCGCCCCTCGACGCGCACGGCCGTGATCGCCTGGGCCGACTACACCGCGCCGGACGGCCTCGGGGTGGACGCGGCGACCGGTCTGCGCGCCGAGGAGGGCGCCGTACGGCTGAACGCGCTGCTGCGCGCGCTGCCGGGGCGGGCGCCGGTGTCGATGTTCTGCCACAGCTACGGCTCGGTGGTCTGCGGGGTCGCCGCGCACGGCATGCCCCGCCGGGTGACCGACCTGGCGGTGGCCGCGAGCCCCGGCATGCGCGTCACCCGGGCCTCCCACCTGGGCACCTCGGCCCGGGTGTGGTCGATGCGGGACGCCACCGACTGGGTGCAGGACGTGCCGTACCTGGAGCTCGGCGGTCTCGGGCACGGGGCCGACCCGGTGTCCTCGGCGTTCGGGGCGCGGGTGCTGTCGGCCCGGGAGGCACAGGGCCACGCCGGCTATTTCCAGCCGGGCACGGACAGTCTGCGCAACCTCGCCCTGGTGGGGGTGGGCGCTTTCGACGAGGTGACGTGCGCCCGTGGGAACGACGCCTGCCGGGCCGGTCTGCCCGGCACGAACACGGCCGGACGCGCGTAG
- a CDS encoding DUF4429 domain-containing protein, with the protein MGDVLAGFHAVWEFESDSVLIRYERGIRTPKLFQALGERRIPLSALEEVTLTSGRRGTVALRLRPRPGADPLMEAAAGQLPEGSDPYRLVLPAERETLAEYYADELKALLTEAASGPADRYLVAAPEGPMHFKAYDGKASFDGTTVRFRWSWTGASSAKWKAGDRSYPVDGLSGVEWRSPEVFEGHLRLLPREAGGPAGPVQPDQDPAAVVFGLGYGPVHESLPFAAAVLAAVRNRGPAPAAVPTPARRDPADIAERIRHLGELHEAGLLTDEEFSAKKAELLAEL; encoded by the coding sequence ATGGGTGACGTACTGGCGGGTTTTCATGCCGTCTGGGAGTTCGAGTCCGACTCCGTGCTCATCCGCTACGAACGGGGGATCCGGACACCGAAGCTGTTCCAGGCGCTCGGCGAGCGGCGGATCCCGCTCTCCGCGCTGGAAGAGGTGACGCTCACCTCGGGGCGGCGCGGCACGGTGGCGCTGCGGCTGCGGCCGCGCCCCGGTGCCGACCCGCTGATGGAGGCGGCCGCCGGACAGCTGCCCGAGGGGTCCGACCCGTACCGGCTGGTGCTGCCGGCGGAGCGGGAGACCCTCGCGGAGTACTACGCCGACGAGCTGAAGGCGCTGCTGACCGAGGCCGCGTCCGGGCCGGCCGACCGCTACCTGGTGGCCGCGCCCGAGGGGCCGATGCACTTCAAGGCGTACGACGGCAAGGCGTCCTTCGACGGGACGACCGTGCGGTTCCGGTGGTCCTGGACCGGGGCGTCCTCGGCGAAGTGGAAGGCCGGGGACCGGAGTTACCCGGTCGACGGGCTCAGCGGGGTGGAGTGGCGGTCGCCGGAGGTCTTCGAGGGGCATCTCAGGCTGCTGCCGCGCGAGGCCGGCGGCCCCGCCGGTCCCGTGCAGCCCGACCAGGACCCGGCCGCCGTGGTCTTCGGTCTCGGCTACGGGCCGGTGCACGAGTCGCTGCCGTTCGCGGCGGCCGTCCTGGCCGCGGTACGGAACCGGGGGCCGGCACCGGCGGCGGTGCCCACCCCCGCGCGACGGGATCCCGCGGACATCGCCGAGCGCATCCGGCACCTGGGAGAGCTGCACGAAGCGGGTCTGCTCACGGACGAGGAGTTCTCCGCCAAGAAGGCGGAGCTGCTGGCCGAGCTCTAG
- a CDS encoding MerR family transcriptional regulator has product MTVMQTPPVDTARTSPADICSAPPRRHPRADGQDRYTISEVVAFTGLTAHTLRWYERIGLMPHVDRSHTGQRRYSNRDLDWLDFVTKLRLTGMPVADMVRYAELVREGDGTYPERQDLLESTRRDVVARIAELHDTLAVLDRKISFYARER; this is encoded by the coding sequence ATGACGGTGATGCAGACCCCGCCCGTGGACACCGCGCGCACCAGCCCCGCCGACATCTGCTCCGCCCCGCCCCGGCGCCACCCGCGCGCCGACGGCCAGGACCGCTACACGATCAGCGAGGTCGTCGCCTTCACCGGCCTGACCGCCCACACGCTCCGCTGGTACGAGCGGATCGGCCTGATGCCGCACGTCGACCGCTCGCACACCGGCCAGCGCCGCTACAGCAACCGCGACCTGGACTGGCTGGACTTCGTGACCAAGCTGCGTCTGACCGGCATGCCGGTGGCGGACATGGTGCGGTACGCGGAGCTGGTGCGCGAGGGCGACGGCACCTACCCGGAACGGCAGGACCTGCTGGAGTCCACCCGCCGCGACGTGGTGGCGCGGATCGCGGAGCTGCACGACACGCTCGCGGTGCTGGACCGCAAGATCAGCTTCTACGCGCGGGAGAGGTGA